The nucleotide window GAGGCAGCTCACGGCGCCGAAGCAGATGCGGCCTGTGTTCCTCGTGGCTGCCTGACAGAGTGACTTCCGGAAGACCTAACCGGAGAAGAAGACCGAGGAGCTGTGCGTCGAGGCCTTCCGGATGATGGCCATCGAGAACCAGCTCAAGGTCGACGGCACCCGGGAGCTGAGGCGCTACATCCACAGCTGCTACTACGGGCACACTGCCGACTACTTTGGCGACCAGCTGCTCGGCGAGGCGGTCATCCACGACCGGCTCGGCCTCGATCCGCTGGGCCACATCTACACCGGCCACTACGCGCTCATGGCCCCGCGCTACTGGAAGACCTTTGGCAAGTCCTCGCCCGCCTTCCGGCGCACGATGTCCAAGATCGCCGTCAAAAACCGCGGCTACGCCTGCTCGAATCCCTTCGCCCAGGCGCCGGCGCGGAACACCGTGAAAGACGTGGAGATCCCCCCCATCGTCGCCGATCCGCTGCGCTTCTACGACGCCTGCCTGATGAGCGTGGGCGCCTCCTGCGTGCTGCTCTGCGGGGAGGCCACGGCCTACACGCTCTCGGACAACCCGATGCGCTTCTGGATCGCCGCGGGCAGCCACACGCTGCGCACGGCCGATCGTCGGCGCATGGAGATCCCGCTGCTGCCGGCCGAGCGCGAGAGCGCCGCTGTCAAGCGGGCCTACAGGAAGCTCCCCGGCACTGAGAAGACCGAGCGCTACCCGGGCTTCACGGGCTTTCTCGCGGCGCGCATGGCGGCCTTCTACGCCTACGGGATGTCCGGCGTCGTCGACCCCTGCGAGGACCTCGACCGCGTCGAGTTGCACGACGCCTTCACGATCTCCGATATCCAGCCTGTCGGGCGGCCTCATCGGCTCGGGGCACGCCGTGGGCGCGACGGGCATCATGCAGGTCGCCGAGGTGTTCTGGCAGCTCCAGAACCACTGGGCCTACTTCCACGCGCGGCTGGAAATGTGGAAGCGCTTCGGCAAGGAGAAGCCGAAGGGCTTCGTCAACCTGCAGGTCCCCCGCGCGAAGCGCGGCTTGGCGATCAGCCACGCGGGCGTCGGCTCGCACGTCACCTGCTCGATCCTCATGCACCCCAGCGCGGTGATCAAGAAGTAGGAGGGGGACCATGGCCAAGCACGAATTCGAGTTCAACAACCTGAACCCGAGTGCGACGGTTCTGCGAAGCCTCGAGCCGATGGTCATCGAGAAGCCGCGCGCGCCCATCCACATCCACACCTACGGCGGCGAGGCGGCCTTCTTCAAGGGCCTCGCCAAGGGTCGGCTGATGGCGACGCGCTGCGAGAGTCGCACGTGCCAGGTCGCCGGCAAGGACAGGCACTTCTGCTTGCCCCCGCGGGTGTATTGCCCGGACTGCCTGGAGGCGATGGCCCGGCACGACATCACCGAGCTGGCGAGCAAGAAGGCGAAGATCCACACGCACATCACGGTGGCCCACCCGGCCGCCTTCAACCGCATGCTCTGCGCCGCGCTGCTGCTCGCGTCGATCTTCGCGGGGGCGGGCTGCGGCGCCGGCCTCGGTGGCGGCGGCGCACTCGAGCGCGCAAGCGAGCCCAACCCGCGCGTCATCGCCTTCTACTATCCTTGGTACGGCACGCCCGAGCGCGACGGCGAGTACCGCCACTGGGCGCACGCGCAGATGGGCGATGTCACCCCGCGCCGGCACTACCCCGGCGGCCGCGACATCGGCGCCGATTACTTCCCGGCGGGTGGCTGCTATTCCTCGAAGGACCCGCTGGTGCTGCGCCGGCAGATGGCGCAACTCGCCACGGCCGGGGTCGGCGCGCTGTGCACATCCTGGTGGGGCGAGGGCTCCTTCGAGGACGAGGCCCTGCCCGGCCTTCTCGACGCGGCGGCCGCGGCCGGCTTGCGCGTCTGCTTTCACCTGGAGCCGCTGCCCGGCCGCGACGCGGCGCTCTCGCGGCAAGGAATCGCTTCGCTGCTCGCGCGTTTCGGCACGCATCCCGCGCTCTGGCGAGAGGAAGGCGGCGGACGGCCGCTCGTCTTCGTCTACGACTCCTACCTGTCGCCGGTGGCCGAGTGGGCGCGCTTGCTCACCCCCGGCGGCGACCTCAGCATCCGCGGCACGGCGGTGGACTGCGCGGTGATCGGTCTCTGGGTCGAGGCGCGCCACGGCGAGGAGCTGGCCCGCGGCGGCTTCGACGGCGCCTACAGCTACTTCGCCACCGAAGGCTTCACCTACGGCGCGACCGCAGCGAACTGGCCGGCGATGGCCGCCTTCTGTCGCGAGCGCGGGCTCTGCTTCGTGCCCTGCGTGGGCCCCGGCTACGCCGACCTGCGCATCCGGCCCTGGAACGGCGCCAACCAGCGCGAGCGCGAGGACGGCGCCACCTACCGCCGCCTGGCCGCGGCCGCGCTCGCGGTGTCGCCGCCGCTCATCGGGCTCACCTCGTGGAACGAGTGGCATGAGGGCACGCAGATCGAGCCGGCCGAACCGGCCGCCACGGGGGACTTCGTCTATCGGGACTATGGAGAGCTGGGACCGGAGGGCTATCTGCGGCTCACGCGGGAGTGGACGGTGCGCGTCCCGACCGATCCCCCGCTCCGCTGCAGGGGCGCGGCGGCCGCGCCCTAGTCCGCCTTGCGCGCGAAGACGAAGCGATCGCGGCGCGCGTAGTCCTGCTCGAGCTCGACCGCCGCGAGCTCCGCCCCCACGAAGAGCGCCTTGACCGCCGGCCCCTGATCGGCGCCGATCTCCACGGCGAGCAGGCCGCCGGGGACGAGCCGCCCCGGCGCCTCCGCGGCCAGGCGGCGGTAGAACTCGAGCCCGTCGTCGCCCCCGTAGAGGGCTTCGGGCGGGTCGTAGTCCGTCACCTCGGGCGCGAGCAGGGGCGCCTCGTCCGGCCGCACGTAGGGCGGGTTGCTGACGATGAGATGCACGGGCGCGCCGTTGTCGGCAGGCAGGCCGTCGACGGCCTGGAAGTCCACCCGCGCGGCGACGCCGTGGCGCTTGGCGTTCGCGGCGGCGAGAGCGAGGGCGGCCGGCGCAATGTCGCTGGTCCAGATCGTCAGGTCGGGACGCTTGGCGGCGAGGCTGACGGCGATCACGCCGCTGCCCACGCCCAGCTCGAGCGCGCGCAGCGGGTGGTTGCCGAGGCGGCCGCCGCCCAGCGGGAAGTCCAGGGCCAGCCGGGCCAGCGCGCGCTCGACGAGCAGCTCCGTCTCCGGGCGCGGGATGAAGACGCCGGGCGCCACCGCGAAGCTGAGCCCGCAGAACTCGACGTCGCCAAGGATGTGCTGCAAGGGCTCGCGCGCGCGGCGCCGGCGCAGAAAGCCGCGGAAGGCGGCGCGATCCTCGGCCGTCAGCTCGCGCTCGTACTGCAGGTAGAGGTCCAGGCGCGAGAGCCCGAGCACGCGGCCGAGCAGGCACTCGGCGTCGTAGCGCGCGTTCTCGACGCCCGCGGCGGCGAGGTAGTCGGCGGCGGGGCCGAGCACCTCGAGCAGCGTCCAGACCGGCTCGGAGGCCTGCGGCAGCCCGTCGTTCACGCGTCCTCCGCCGCGAGCAGCTTCTCCTGGACGTCGAGCTTGAGGGCGTCCATCAAGTCGTCGAGGTCGCCGTCGAGCGCCGCCGGCAGGTTGTGCGTCGTGAAGCCGATGCGGTGGTCGGTGATGCGGCTCTGCGGAAAGTTGTAGGTGCGGATCTTCGCCGAGCGGTCGCCCGTGCCCACCATGCTGCGGCGCTGGGCGCTGATCTCGGCGTCGCGCTTGCTCTTCTCCAGGTCGTAGAGCCGCGCGGCGAGGATCTTGAGCGCCTTCGCCTTGTTCTTGTGCTGGCTCTTCTCGTCCTGGCAGCTGACGACGAGCCCGCTGGGCAGGTGCGTGATGCGCACGGCGCTGTCCGTGGTGTTCACGCTCTGCCCGCCGGGGCCCGTCGAGCGGAAGACGTCGATGCGCAGTTCGTTCGGGTCCAGCTCGACCTCGACCTCGTCCACCTCGGGCAGCACGGCCACGCTGGCCGCGCTGGTGTGAATGCGCCCCTGCGACTCGGTGGCCGGCACGCGCTGCACGCGGTGGACGCCGGACTCGTACTTGAGCCGCCCGTAGGCGCCCTCGCCGCGCACGGCGGCGGTGACTTCCTTGAAGCCGCCGGCCGCGCCCTCGCTGACGCTGAGCACCTCGATGCGCCAGCCCCTGCGCTCGGCGTAGCGCGAGTACATGCGCAGCAGATCGGCGGCGAAGAGGCCGGCCTCCTCGCCGCCCGTGCCGGCGCGCACCTCGAGGATCAGGTTGCGGTCGTCGTCGGGATCGCGGGGGATGAGCAGGCGTTCGAGCGCCTCGCCGAGCGCGGGCAGCTCGGCCTCGGCCGCGTGCTTCTCGGCCACGGCCAGCTCTTTCAGCTCGGGGTCGGCGCCGTGGAGCAGCGCCTCTGCCTCCGCCAGGCCATCCTGCAGCTCCAGGTAGCGGCGGCCGGGGCGGGCGACGGCCTGCAGGTGCTTCAGCTCGCCGCCCACCTCCTTGGCCAGACGGCGGTCGCCGAGGACGGCGGGGTCGAGCATCCGCCGCTCGAGTTCCGCGAGCCGCGCCAGCAGCTCGCGGATGCGCGGACCGAGGTCTCTCATTCGGCGTTCACCTCGCGGCGGGGCCGCGTCTCCTCGTCGTCGGCGCTCTCCGCCTCGTCCTCCTCGTAGTGCAGGGGCGGCGGCGAGAAGTCGGGCTCGAGGGCCGGCGTCAGGGCGGCCAGCTCCGCCGGCTCGAGGCAGGCGGACAGCGCCCGCAGCGCCACCTCGCACTGATCGCGGTCCGGCTCGCGCGTGGTCAAGCGCTGCAGCCAGAGGCCGGGCAGCACGATCGGCCTCAGCCAGCGGAACCAGCGCTCCTGGGCGCTGAGCTTGATCAGCTCGTAGGAGAGGCCGCCGATCACGGGCACGAAGGCGATCCGCAACAGGCGCTCGCCCACGCTCTCGGGTCGGCCCAGGGGCATGAAGACGAGGATCGAGACCACCATCACGAGCAGCAGGAAGCTGGTGCCGCAGCGCGGGTGCAGGCGCGCGCTGGCGAGGATGCTCTCGGGCGTCAGCGGCCGGCGCTGCTCGTAGCAGTTGATCGTCTTGTGCTCGGCGCCGTGGTACTCGAAGACCCGGCGCATGTCGCGCATGAGGCTGATCGCCCAGATGTAGAGCAGGAAGATCGCCAGGCGGAAGATGCCGTCGACCACGTTGAAGGCCAGGCTGCCTTCGGTGCCGGGCGTGAGATCGGTGAGCACGAGCGGCAGGTAGAAGAACAGGCCGAGGCCGAAGACGAAGGCGAAGACCATCGTCAGGCCGATGCCCAGCTTCTCCTTGAGGCCGTTGCGGGGCTTCTCCTTGCCGGGTTCCGCCGGCGGCATCGCCACCTCGGCCGAGTAGCTGAGGATCCGCATGCCGAGCACCATCGTCTCGACGAGGCCGATGGCGCCGCGCAGGATGGGCACCTTGGTCAGCTTGAGGCGGTGCAGGACGCTGCGGAAGGGCTCCTTCTTGAGCGCGATCTCGCCCGTGGGCGTGCGGACCGCGCAGGCGACGAAGTCGCGCCCGCGCATCATGACGCCCTCGATGACCGCCTGGCCACCGACCGCGAAGCTCTCTCTCTCTTCGGCCCTCATGCCTCTCCGCTCGGCTGGATCCCGCGACCGGGACCGCTAGCAAACGGGCGCGCCCCCCGCGAAGGGGTCGCGCCCGCTGAATTCCCGGCAGCTAGCCCTGCTTGTCGAGCTGCTTGCGGTAGTCCTTGAAACGCTTCTGGAATCGCTCCACGCGACCGGCCGTGTCCACGAGCTTCTGCTTGCCCGTGTAGAAGGGGTGGCAGGTGGAGCAGATGTCGACGCGGATCTCCGCCTGCGTCGCCCGGGTTTCGATCACGTTGCCGCAGAGGCAGATCACCTTGCAGGCCACGTAGTCGGGGTGGATTCCGGCTTTCATGGCGACATTCCCTCCTTGCCGACCGCGGGGCGCTGAGGGCCCCGATGGGTCAGGCGTTCATGGACTCCAGGAACTTCTGATTGGTCTTCGTCTTGGCCATCTTCTCGAGCAGGAACTCCATGGCCTCGACGATCGGCTTGTCGTTCAGGAAGCGGCGCAGGACCCAGATCTTGTTGAGCACCGCCTCGGGCAGCAGCAGCTCTTCCTTGCGGGTACCGCTGCGGAACATGTCGATGGACGGGTAGACGCGCTTGTCGCTCAGGCGCCGGTCGAGGATGATCTCGCAGTTGCCGGTGCCCTTGAACTCCTCGAAGATGACCTCGTCCATGCGGCTGCCCGTCTCGATGAGGGCCGTCGCGATGATGGTCAGGCTGCCGCCCTCCTCGATGTTGCGCGCGGCGCCGAAGAAGCGCTTGGGCCGCTGCAGCGCGTTGCTGTCGACGCCGCCCGAGAGGATCTTGCCCGAGTGCGGCACGACGGCGTTGTGGGCGCGCGCCAGACGCGTGATCGAGTCGAGCAGGATCACCACGTCGTGGCCGTGCTCGACCAGGCGCTTGGCCTTCTCGATCACCATGTCGCTCACCTGCACGTGCCGCTCGGCCGGCTCGTCGAAGGTGGAGCTGATCACCTCGCCTTGCACGTTGCGCTGCATGTCGGTGACTTCCTCGGGCCGCTCGTCGATGAGCAGCACGATCAGCTTCACCTCGGGGTTGTTGGCGCTGATGGCGTTGGCGATGTTCTGCAGGAGAACGGTCTTGCCGGTGCGGGGGGGAGCGGTGATCAGGGCGCGCTGGCCCTTGCCGATCGGCGTCATCAGGTCGATGACCCGGGTCGTCAGGTCGGTCGCCTTGAACTCGAGGTTCAGCTTCTCCTCGGGATAGAGCGGGGTCAGGTTGTCGAAGAAGACCTTGGCCTTGCCCTTGCCCTCGCCCGGGGCCACGTAGTTGATCGTCTCCACGCGCAGGAGGGCGAAGTAGCGCTCGCTCTCCTTGGGCGGCCGGACCTGGCCGGAGACGGTGTCGCCCGTGCGCAGGTCGAACTTCTTGATCTGGCTGGGGCTGATGTAGATGTCGTCCGGGCCGGGCAGGTAGTTGTAGTCCGGCGAGCGCAGGAAACCGTAGCCCTCGGGCAGCACCTGGAGGACGCCCTCCGAGAAGAGGAAGCCCTTCTGCTGCGTCTGGGCCTCGATGATGCGGAAGATCAGCTCCTGCTTCCGCATACCGCTGGCGCCCTCGATCTCGAGGCCCTGGGCGATATCGGCGAGGTTGGCCACCGCCTCCCGCTTGAGCTGGGTGATGTCCATCACCGCCCCGCTGGCGGTCTCCCGATCGACGGTATCGGGATCGCTGTCCTTGCCGTTGGGGTGCTCCCCCATGTCCAGGTGCTGGGGCTGGCGGTGGTTGCCGCCCCCGCCGCCGCGGCGGCGCTCGAAACCGCGCCGACGGCCGCGCGAGGTCTTCTCGTCAGTTTCTGCTCTCAATGGGTTCACTCCGGGCGATCGAGAGATCGGGATCCCGCGCATGGGCGCGGGAAGGGGGAAAACGTCGCTGGATGCGATGGGATCGGGGACGGGCGTCCGGGTCGCGCCCTGGAGGGCGCTTCAGGCTTCTAAAGTTACCCGATCCGCTACAAGCTGTCAAGCGCGGCCCGCGCTGGCGGGCCGCTGGAAGCGGCGCTGGACGGCGGCCGCCGTCCAGCGCCTAACAAATTCCGGGCCAACTACTCGACGATGATGTCCTTGATCGCGTAGCCCGCCACGTCCTCCTGCACGAAGGCCGCCGAGAAGTTGCGCTGGGCGCCCGGCCTGAGATCCTCCAGCTCGGTGAAGGTCTCGCCAAGCGACAGGCCCGCCGCATCCTTCAGTTCGATGGCCAGCTCGATGTAGGGCACGGTCGCCGTGCCCTTGTTGATCAGCATACCCTTGATGAAGCGTCCGCTGACGCCCGCCTCGAGGACGGCGATGCCGCCCTTCTCGAAGATCGCCTTGCTGATCTTCTCCTCCTTGGCCTGCTCGGCCTTGGAGAGCAGGGGCGTCGGCGTCACGTCGGCGAGGCCCTTGTAGGTCGCCCAGTTGATGTAGGCGTCCTCATAGAGCCGCTTGTTCTCGACGAAACCGGCGTTGTCCCCCGCATTGTCCGCTGCGATCGCCTTCTCCTTGTAGCACTGCCAGAGGATCTGGAAGACCGCGGGGTCGGTGCTCGCGAGGGTCTCGTCGATGAACAGGCCCGCCTTGATCGCCTCGTCGTACTTGCCGGCCTTGTAGTAGCTGAACTGCATGTAGAACCAGGCCTGCTCGAGATTGGGATCGAGCTGGACGGTCATGTTCAGGTACTTGGCCGCTTCGTCGTACATCTCCGAGTTCAGGTAGGCGATGCCGGCAAAGAGCGGCACGTTGACGGTGTTGTCGTCCGTCACGCCCAGGTCGCGGCGGATGTCGGCCGCCTT belongs to bacterium and includes:
- a CDS encoding alpha-mannosidase; amino-acid sequence: MAKHEFEFNNLNPSATVLRSLEPMVIEKPRAPIHIHTYGGEAAFFKGLAKGRLMATRCESRTCQVAGKDRHFCLPPRVYCPDCLEAMARHDITELASKKAKIHTHITVAHPAAFNRMLCAALLLASIFAGAGCGAGLGGGGALERASEPNPRVIAFYYPWYGTPERDGEYRHWAHAQMGDVTPRRHYPGGRDIGADYFPAGGCYSSKDPLVLRRQMAQLATAGVGALCTSWWGEGSFEDEALPGLLDAAAAAGLRVCFHLEPLPGRDAALSRQGIASLLARFGTHPALWREEGGGRPLVFVYDSYLSPVAEWARLLTPGGDLSIRGTAVDCAVIGLWVEARHGEELARGGFDGAYSYFATEGFTYGATAANWPAMAAFCRERGLCFVPCVGPGYADLRIRPWNGANQREREDGATYRRLAAAALAVSPPLIGLTSWNEWHEGTQIEPAEPAATGDFVYRDYGELGPEGYLRLTREWTVRVPTDPPLRCRGAAAAP
- a CDS encoding DUF1385 domain-containing protein, whose protein sequence is MRAEERESFAVGGQAVIEGVMMRGRDFVACAVRTPTGEIALKKEPFRSVLHRLKLTKVPILRGAIGLVETMVLGMRILSYSAEVAMPPAEPGKEKPRNGLKEKLGIGLTMVFAFVFGLGLFFYLPLVLTDLTPGTEGSLAFNVVDGIFRLAIFLLYIWAISLMRDMRRVFEYHGAEHKTINCYEQRRPLTPESILASARLHPRCGTSFLLLVMVVSILVFMPLGRPESVGERLLRIAFVPVIGGLSYELIKLSAQERWFRWLRPIVLPGLWLQRLTTREPDRDQCEVALRALSACLEPAELAALTPALEPDFSPPPLHYEEDEAESADDEETRPRREVNAE
- the rpmE gene encoding 50S ribosomal protein L31 encodes the protein MKAGIHPDYVACKVICLCGNVIETRATQAEIRVDICSTCHPFYTGKQKLVDTAGRVERFQKRFKDYRKQLDKQG
- the prmC gene encoding peptide chain release factor N(5)-glutamine methyltransferase, with translation MNDGLPQASEPVWTLLEVLGPAADYLAAAGVENARYDAECLLGRVLGLSRLDLYLQYERELTAEDRAAFRGFLRRRRAREPLQHILGDVEFCGLSFAVAPGVFIPRPETELLVERALARLALDFPLGGGRLGNHPLRALELGVGSGVIAVSLAAKRPDLTIWTSDIAPAALALAAANAKRHGVAARVDFQAVDGLPADNGAPVHLIVSNPPYVRPDEAPLLAPEVTDYDPPEALYGGDDGLEFYRRLAAEAPGRLVPGGLLAVEIGADQGPAVKALFVGAELAAVELEQDYARRDRFVFARKAD
- the prfA gene encoding peptide chain release factor 1, which encodes MRDLGPRIRELLARLAELERRMLDPAVLGDRRLAKEVGGELKHLQAVARPGRRYLELQDGLAEAEALLHGADPELKELAVAEKHAAEAELPALGEALERLLIPRDPDDDRNLILEVRAGTGGEEAGLFAADLLRMYSRYAERRGWRIEVLSVSEGAAGGFKEVTAAVRGEGAYGRLKYESGVHRVQRVPATESQGRIHTSAASVAVLPEVDEVEVELDPNELRIDVFRSTGPGGQSVNTTDSAVRITHLPSGLVVSCQDEKSQHKNKAKALKILAARLYDLEKSKRDAEISAQRRSMVGTGDRSAKIRTYNFPQSRITDHRIGFTTHNLPAALDGDLDDLMDALKLDVQEKLLAAEDA
- the rho gene encoding transcription termination factor Rho; translation: MDITQLKREAVANLADIAQGLEIEGASGMRKQELIFRIIEAQTQQKGFLFSEGVLQVLPEGYGFLRSPDYNYLPGPDDIYISPSQIKKFDLRTGDTVSGQVRPPKESERYFALLRVETINYVAPGEGKGKAKVFFDNLTPLYPEEKLNLEFKATDLTTRVIDLMTPIGKGQRALITAPPRTGKTVLLQNIANAISANNPEVKLIVLLIDERPEEVTDMQRNVQGEVISSTFDEPAERHVQVSDMVIEKAKRLVEHGHDVVILLDSITRLARAHNAVVPHSGKILSGGVDSNALQRPKRFFGAARNIEEGGSLTIIATALIETGSRMDEVIFEEFKGTGNCEIILDRRLSDKRVYPSIDMFRSGTRKEELLLPEAVLNKIWVLRRFLNDKPIVEAMEFLLEKMAKTKTNQKFLESMNA